In Sorghum bicolor cultivar BTx623 chromosome 8, Sorghum_bicolor_NCBIv3, whole genome shotgun sequence, one genomic interval encodes:
- the LOC110437648 gene encoding uncharacterized protein LOC110437648 isoform X1, with product MEDREWMYTLRRDAKDFDLLFIHKVEGFLNQAFGKSAHDHSLVVCPCSSCDNRRRKDRTTMGKHIVKFGFTPSYHRWIHHGEADRIREEVVRPRLEAFADDAGVPDMLDDIHQAQFAEGRDKEEVEAAADDFYRMLDSAQRPLHDHTNVSQLDAIGRVMGLKAELNLSREGFDKMVAVWGGMLPMTHIMPKNLYESEKLLRALKMPYDKIHAYPNGCVLFRKEHSDAKYCPKCKSSRYVEVDSGDGQKRQLTIPMRVLRHLPFLPRLQRLFMTEESAKQMTWHKNGKRYNPGKMVHPSDAEAWKHFNARHPLKAEEARNVHVALATDGFNPYGMMAAPYTCWPVFVIPLNLPPGVSFQRHTMFLSLIIPGHPGSHMGVFMGPVIDELIHAWDEGVWTYDRATKTGFKMHVWYHYSLHDFLAYALMCAWCVQGKFPCPICKDAVRFIWLKKGGKYSSFDKHRKFLPLDHAFRKDIKNFTKGVKVTDPIPHLRTGAEVRA from the coding sequence ATGGAGGACCGTGAGTGGATGTACACGCTCCGGAGAGATGCGAAGGATTTCGACTTGCTGTTTATACACAAGGTCGAAGGTTTCTTGAATCAAGCATTTGGCAAGAGTGCACACGACCATTCTCTAGTTGTTTGTCCTTGCAGTAGTTGTGACAATAGAAGAAGGAAAGATAGGACAACCATGGGTAAACATATTGTGAAGTTTGGATTTACTCCAAGCTACCACCGGTGGATCCACCATGGTGAAGCTGATCGTATCAGAGAGGAGGTGGTGAGACCTCGACTCGAGGCTTTTGCTGATGATGCGGGGGTACCAGACATGCTAGATGACATTCACCAAGCTCAGTTCGCTGAAGGACGTGATAAGGAGGAGGTGGAGGCTGCCGCAGATGACTTCTACCGAATGTTGGACTCGGCACAGAGACCCCTTCACGATCATACTAATGTTTCTCAGCTAGATGCCATTGGTCGCGTGATGGGGTTGAAGGCCGAGTTAAACCTAAGTCGAGAAGGCTTTGACAAGATGGTGGCCGTGTGGGGAGGCATGCTACCGATGACACACATTATGCCAAAGAACTTGTACGAGTCAGAGAAGCTCCTTCGTGCACTTAAGATGCCGTATGACAAGATACATGCCTATCCGAATGGGTGCGTCTTATTTAGGAAAGAACACAGTGATGCCAAGTACTGCCCAAAGTGTAAATCCTCCAGATACGTGGAGGTAGACTCAGGCGATGGCCAGAAGAGGCAGCTTACGATCCCCATGAGAGTCCTACGACACCTTCCGTTCCTGCCAAGGCTCCAACGGCTATTCATGACTGAAGAATCCGCGAAACAAATGACATGGCACAAAAACGGCAAAAGGTACAACCCTGGGAAGATGGTACATCCATCCGATGCTGAAGCATGGAAGCACTTCAATGCTCGGCATCCTCTCAAAGCAGAGGAGGCTCGTAATGTACATGTCGCCCTGGcaacagatgggttcaatccATATGGTATGATGGCTGCACCATACACATGTTGGCCCGTGTTCGTCATCCCCCTCAATCTCCCCCCCGGTGTCTCCTTTCAACGGCATACCATGTTCCTATCGTTGATAATTCCTGGACACCCGGGGAGTCATATGGGTGTCTTCATGGGGCCTGTGATAGATGAGTTGATCCATGCTTGGGATGAAGGGGTGTGGACATACGACCGAGCTACGAAGACAGGCTTCAAAATGCACGTCTGGTACCACTACTCCCTGCACGACTTCCTGGCGTACGCGTTAATGTGCGCTTGGTGTGTTCAGGGGAAGTTCCCATGCCCAATATGCAAGGACGCTGTGAGGTTCATATGGTTGAAGAAGGGTGGCAAGTATTCATCGTTTGACAAACATCGTAAATTCCTCCCTCTTGACCATGCATTCAGAAAAGACATCAAGAATTTCACGAAAGGTGTCAAAGTGACAGACCCTATACCACACTTGAGGACGGGGGCCGAGGTTCGTGCTTAG
- the LOC110437648 gene encoding uncharacterized protein LOC110437648 isoform X2 produces MSYRSAWARIVDRFLDPAHIEKQELGKRKRALRAGPTHHQGSRNLPNFKRALEAAQPDVPVSEFGAWAVSHMGSVKSGVTFYPDAPAQAYSDPTIHAKVMEYTESVRALRGPDVDLRTHPLETEVIVRRGQGRQHGRLWIADGAQFSASAPSLSDGHGAPAVAFPYVHDQLQHCLGSTNLRPSCYKQRSRTCS; encoded by the exons ATGTCGTATAGATCGGCATGGGCGAGGATCGTGGACAGGTTCCTAGACCCGGCGCACATCGAAAAGCAAGAGCTCGGCAAGCGGAAGCGGGCACTGAGGGCTGGTCCAACTCACCACCAAGGCAGCCGCAACCTCCCCAATTTCAAGCGAGCACTT GAGGCCGCACAGCCAGACGTGCCGGTGTCGGAGTTTGGGGCATGGGCTGTGTCCCACATGGGCTCAGTGAAATCCGGTGTCACCTTCTACCCGGATGCCCCTGCCCAGGCTTACTCCGACCCGACCATCCACGCTAAAGTCATGGAGTACACGGAGTCGGTGAGGGCGCTGCGTGGCCCAGACGTTGATCTGCGCACTCATCCCCTTGAGACAGAGGTGATCGTGAGGCGTGGGCAAGGCAGGCAGCATGGGCGGTTGTGGATTGCAGACGGCGCTCAGTTCTCCGCCTCTGCACCTTCTCTCTCCGACGGGCACGGAGCACCAGCAGTAGCCTTCCCATACGTGCACGACCAACTGCAACACTGTCTTGGGTCGACGAACTTACG GCCGAGCTGTTACAAACAAAGGAGTCGCACGTGCAGTTGA
- the LOC110437489 gene encoding myb-related protein 308-like: MVKCHGAIDDPGQWALFLSPPHINLRPLSLYSTLTTNIVTTRQVPAVLRSNDEEDSDKGRSPCCEKAHTNKGAWTKDEDQRLVAYIKAHGEGCWRSLPKAAGLLRCGKSCRLRWINYLRPDLKRGNFTHEEDELIIRFHGLLGNKWSLIAGRLPGRTDNEIKNYWNTHIKRNLIARGIDPKTHRPLGVSTSAAAASSHRRQDQDHLLSARSSCSPETSGDDDSASAPYDGGGIDLNLSISPPRQPPSPSPPPTRQEAEATSGEVLGDANGSEVKVDSPAGRLLGHMHDAEISDFRRAL, from the exons ATGG TCAAATGTCACGGGGCGATCGATGATCCGGGTCAGTGGGCCCTCTTTCTCTCTCCTCCTCATATAAACCTCCGTCCTCTCTCACTCTACTCTACTCTCACAACAAACATAGTCACCACCAGACAAGTACCTGCAGTGTTGCGATCAAACGACGAAGAAGATTCAGACAAGGGGAGGTCACCGTGCTGCGAGAAGGCGCACACGAACAAGGGCGCCTGGACCAAGGATGAGGACCAGCGGCTCGTCGCTTACATCAAGGCCCACGGCGAAGGCTGCTGGAGGTCGCTCCCCAAGGCGGCCGGCCTGCTGCGCTGCGGCAAGAGCTGCCGCCTCCGGTGGATCAACTACCTCCGCCCAGACCTCAAGCGCGGCAACTTCACCCACGAGGAAGACGAACTCATCATCAGGTTCCACGGGCTCCTCGGAAACAA GTGGTCTCTGATCGCCGGCCGGCTGCCGGGTCGAACGGACAACGAGATCAAGAACTACTGGAACACGCACATCAAGCGCAACCTCATCGCCCGCGGCATCGACCCCAAGACGCACAGACCGCTCGGTGTCTCCACCTCCGCTGCCGCGGCAAGCAGCCATCGCCGCCAGGACCAGGACCACCTGCTATCAGCGCGGTCCAGCTGCTCGCCGGAGACCAGCGGTGATGATGACAGCGCATCTGCGCCGTacgacggcggcggcatcgACCTGAACCTATCCATAAGCCCGCCGAGGCAGCCGCCTTCGCCGTCACCGCCGCCGACGCGTCAAGAAGCAGAAGCAACAAGCGGAGAGGTCTTAGGGGATGCAAACG GCAGCGAGGTCAAGGTCGACTCACCGGCCGGTCGTTTATTAGGGCACATGCATGATGCTGAAATCAGTGATTTCCGCAGAGCTTTATGA
- the LOC110437490 gene encoding classical arabinogalactan protein 5-like, which produces MDPDPPRAPAPTSTPRAVNPARSPDLDPRDAQASTACPRPRPHAAPGDPDSARRQTSTARAPPRPRPRTPLQEQEQHLSEGTQSTSVTLVVFVGVAVVPALHRHATAPTRHCTASLSPPPP; this is translated from the exons ATGGACCCCGACCCCCCGCGCGCGCCTGCCCCCACCTCGACCCCGCGCGCCGTCAACCCCGCGCGCAGCCCGGACCTCGACCCCCGCGACGCCCAGGCCTCGACCGCGTGCCCCAGACCTCGACCGCACGCCGCCCCGGGGGACCCCGACTCCGCGCGCCGCCAGACCTCGACCGCACGCGCGCCGCCCAGACCGCGACCCCGCACGCCGCTCCAAGAACAAG AGCAACACTTATCAGAAGGGACCCAGAGCACCTCAGTGACCCTGGTCGTCTTCGTCGGTGTTGCGGTCGTGCCTGCACTGCATCGCCACGCCACTGCACCAACTCGCCACTGCACCGCTAGCCTGTCTCCACCACCACCGTAG